A portion of the Manihot esculenta cultivar AM560-2 chromosome 2, M.esculenta_v8, whole genome shotgun sequence genome contains these proteins:
- the LOC110608965 gene encoding uncharacterized protein LOC110608965, with protein sequence MLSVNAVEGSQEAEAIKLLGVQRNRQLVILIDSGSTSSFLDKRIATELKLPLVDTPITSVTVADGRKIICSYKCEKFVWKMQTHQFTFDARVLELGGFDMILGVDWLRSHNPVLFDFMESEIFFEKDGKIISLEGIKDVAAYISLCCTEELMAKKGMDFQTPVFCISISNPQQYEQITSTQFPAQLQHLLKAFSAIFAEPTSLPPFRSHNHAIPLLPSTKSVNVRPYRYPHFQKKEIEKLVSKMLES encoded by the exons ATGCTATCAGTTAATGCAGTAGAGGGCAGCCaagaggcagaagcaattaaGCTGCTAGGGGTTCAAAGGAACAGACAATTGGTCATTTTAATTGATAGTGGCAGTACCAGCAGCTTCTTGGACAAAAGAATAGCCACTGAATTGAAGCTACCACTGGTAGATACACCAATAACCTCTGTCACAGTGGCAGATGGACGGAAGATCATTTGCAGTTACAAGTGTGAGAAGTTTGTTTGGAAGATGCAAACTCACCAGTTTACCTTTGATGCGAGGGTACTGGAACTAGGAGGATTCGACATGATCTTGGGAGTAGATTGGCTCCGATCCCATAACCCAgtcctatttgatttcatggAATCTGAAATATTCTTTGAGAAAGACGGGAAGATAATTTCTCTGGAAGGAATCAAGGATGTGGCTGCCTATATATCCCTATGCTGCACTGAAGAGTTAATGGCCAAGAAAGGGATGGACTTCCAAACACCAGTTTTCTGCATCAGTATTTCAAACCCACAACAGTATGAGCAGATAACCAGTACTCAGTTTCCTGCTCAGCTCCAACATTTGTTAAAAGCATTCAGTGCCATATTTGCTGAGCCCACCAGTCTGCCCCCATTTAGGAGTCACAATCATGCCATTCCACTGCTGCCATCCACCAAGTCCGTTAACGTTAGGCCTTACAGATATCCTCACTTTcagaaaaaggaaattgagaagCTGGTGTCGAAAATGCTGGAGTCTT ag
- the LOC110608573 gene encoding receptor like protein 29 has protein sequence MKLLTSTASPPFLSIMFSSFFSLPILLLFSLPSFSSVPVTNASKQPPPTANQSLLSTDDMLPSEAQTLFKIMDSLSSDHSWSTSYPNPCKPGSTWPGIECRLGPDDLLHVSRLDFGTSPNPTCKSTATFPNQIFALPYLLSVFFLNCFTQTKTLLSIPPNILTNSSLQQLSLRSNLALVGPIPSQISSLMSLQILTLSQNRLSGSIPAEIFRLSSLVHLDLSYNILTGAIPIELGNLTNLVGLDLSYNSLTGTIPDTIGQLGLLQKLDLSSNSLNGSIPDSIEQLSSLAFMALSDNRFSGNFPAGLPNLQSLQYFIMDDNPINIPLPVEFGKLVKLQELRLANSGYSGTIPPSFSLLMNLSTLSLQNNRLIGGIPEGFGSLSHIYHLNLSRNLLGGVVPFNGSFFKRLGRNLDLSGNPGLCLSPTQAYNVKIATEVGVCGTSKNGSLMMKSQASHGFSKSFFLFGGLLVLGLNPVLILVRY, from the coding sequence ATGAAACTACTCACTTCTACAGCCTCACCACCATTCCTCTCCATTATGTTTTCCAGTTTCTTCTCACTGCCCATTCTGCTTCTCTTCTCTCTCCCTTCATTTTCTTCTGTTCCCGTCACCAATGCAAGCAAACAGCCACCGCCAACAGCAAACCAGAGTCTCCTGTCAACTGACGACATGCTTCCCTCGGAGGCTCAGACCCTTTTCAAGATCATGGACTCTTTGTCCTCTGATCATTCCTGGAGCACTTCTTACCCCAACCCTTGTAAGCCTGGTTCAACTTGGCCCGGAATTGAGTGCCGGCTTGGACCAGATGATCTCCTCCATGTCTCCAGGCTTGATTTTGGTACTAGTCCCAACCCAACATGCAAGAGCACAGCTACATTTCCCAACCAAATATTTGCTCTTCCTTATCTTCTATCTGTTTTCTTCTTGAACTGTTTTACTCAAACCAAGACCCTTCTCTCTATTCCACCAAATATACTTACAAATTCTTCGCTTCAACAGCTTAGTCTTAGATCAAATCTAGCGCTTGTTGGTCCAATCCCGTCTCAGATTTCCTCCCTGATGTCCTTGCAAATTCTTACGTTGTCACAAAATCGCCTTTCTGGGTCTATTCCTGCTGAGATTTTCAGGTTGAGCTCTTTGGTACACCTTGATTTGAGCTATAATATTCTCACCGGTGCCATACCGATTGAATTGGGTAATCTTACAAATCTAGTGGGTCTTGATCTAAGCTATAACTCGCTTACTGGCACAATTCCAGACACGATTGGCCAACTAGGTTTGCTTCAAAAACTTGATTTGAGTTCAAATTCACTTAATGGTAGTATTCCAGACAGCATAGAGCAACTGAGTTCGCTGGCTTTCATGGCTTTGAGTGACAACAGATTCAGTGGAAATTTTCCAGCTGGATTGCCAAATTTACAGAGCTTGCAGTACTTTATCATGGATGACAATCCAATAAATATTCCTTTGCCAGTAGAGTTTGGTAAGCTCGTGAAACTACAAGAGCTAAGGCTTGCAAATTCAGGGTATTCTGGCACTATTCCACCCAGCTTTTCCCTGCTGATGAATCTAAGCACCCTGTCGCTTCAGAACAACAGATTGATTGGTGGAATTCCAGAAGGTTTTGGCAGTCTCTCTCACATTTACCACTTGAATCTTAGCAGAAACTTGCTGGGAGGAGTTGTGCCTTTCAATGGAAGTTTCTTCAAGAGGCTAGGAAGGAATTTAGATCTAAGTGGTAATCCAGGCCTATGTTTGAGTCCAACTCAAGCATACAATGTCAAGATTGCAACTGAAGTTGGTGTCTGTGGCACCAGCAAGAATGGCTCTTTGATGATGAAATCTCAAGCTTCTCATGGGTTCTCCAAATCATTCTTTCTATTTGGTGGCCTGCTTGTTCTTGGATTGAACCCAGTATTAATTCTAGTAAgatattaa
- the LOC110609079 gene encoding citrate synthase, glyoxysomal, which translates to MSNSDSSSSSVAARGRLAVLAAHLAAAVSISPAVLEPQCVSAHVSPPGNLQGTLTVIDERTGKKYQIQVSKHGTVKASDFKKISAGKDDKGLKLYDPGYLNTAPVQSSISYIDGDEGILRYRGYPIEELAESSTFLEVSYLIMYGNLPSENQLADWEFAISQHSAVPQGILDIIQAMPHDAHPMGVLVSAMSALSIFHPDANPALRGQDLYKSKQVRDKQIARILGKAPTIAAAAYLRLAGRPPVLPSNNLSYAENFLYMLDSLGNRSYKPNTRLARVLDILFILHAEHEMNCSTAAARHLASSGVDVYTALAGAVGALYGPLHGGANEAVLKMLNEIGTVENIPDFIEGVKNRKRKMSGFGHRVYKNYDPRAKVIKKLAEEVFSIVGRDPLIEVAVALEKAALSDEYFVKRKLYPNVDFYSGLIYRAMGFPTEFFPVLFAIPRMAGYLAHWRESLDDPDTKIMRPQQVYIGAWLRHYMPLKERMDKSEADRLGQVSVSNASRRRLAGSGI; encoded by the exons ATGTCAAACTCTGATTCATCATCATCCTCCGTGGCTGCTCGTGGCCGGTTGGCCGTTCTCGCTGCTCACCTTGCTGCTGCGGTCTCGATTTCTCCTGCCGTTTTGGAGCCCCAGTGTGTCTCCGCTCATGTCTCTCCGCCGGGAAACTTACAGGGCACTCTCACTGTTATTGATGAGAGGACTGGTAAGAAGTATCAAATTCAGGTCTCTAAACATGGCACCGTCAAAGCCTCTGATTTCAAAAAG ATATCAGCTGGAAAGGATGACAAAGGTCTCAAGCTTTATGATCCAGGCTATCTCAACACGGCTCCTGTTCAGTCATCGATTTCTTACATCGATGGTGATGAGGGTATCCTCAGATATAGAGGCTATCCAATAGAGGAGTTGGCTGAGAGTAGTACCTTTTTGGAAGTCTCCTATCTCATAA TGTATGGGAACTTGCCATCTGAAAATCAGTTAGCAGATTGGGAATTTGCTATTTCTCAGCATTCAGCTGTACCACAGGGCATTTTG GATATTATACAGGCAATGCCTCATGATGCACATCCAATGGGCGTGCTAGTTAGTGCAATGAGTGCTCTTTCGATCTTTCATCCTGATGCTAATCCTGCTCTTAGA GGGCAAGATCTTTATAAGTCCAAACAAGTGAGAGACAAACAAATTGCACGCATTCTTGGGAAG GCACCAACTATTGCGGCAGCAGCATATTTAAGGTTGGCTGGCAGGCCTCCAGTTCTGCCTTCCAACAACCTTTCTTATGCAGAGAACTTCTTGTACATGCTAGATTCACT AGGTAATCGATCATATAAACCTAACACTCGACTTGCTCGAGTGCTAGATATACTTTTTATACTGCATGCAGAGCATGAGATGAATTGCTCCACTGCAGCTGCTCGGCATCTTGCATCAAG TGGTGTTGATGTATACACTGCTCTTGCTGGGGCTGTTGGAGCATTGTATGGTCCTCTTCATGGTGGAGCAAATGAG GCTGTGCTTAAGATGCTGAATGAGATTGGAACTGTTGAGAACATTCCAGATTTCATCGAGGGGGTGAAAAACAG AAAGCGAAAGATGTCGGGTTTTGGACATCGGGTATACAAAAACTATGATCCTAGAGCAAAAGTCATTAAGAAGCTAGCAGAGGAAGTATTTTCTATTGTCGGTCGAGATCCTCTTATTGAG GTGGCAGTTGCTTTGGAGAAGGCTGCACTATCTGATGAGTATTTTGTTAAGAGGAAGCTATATCCAAATGTGGATTTCTACTCTGGATTAATATATAG AGCAATGGGATTTCCAACGGAGTTCTTTCCTGTTTTATTTGCAATTCCTCGAATGGCTGGGTACTTAGCACACTGGCGAGAGTCACTGGATGATCCTGATACAAAGATAATGAGACCACAACAG GTGTACATTGGGGCATGGCTGCGACATTATATGCCGCTCAAAGAACGGATGGACAAGAGCGAAGCAGATAGGCTAGGTCAGGTTTCTGTTTCAAATGCCTCCAGGCGACGACTTGCTGGATCTGGGATTTAG
- the LOC110609080 gene encoding elongin-A — protein sequence MPESKRKAPIWVDRKPPTLVDLCVNVAISNVRYLGDVGETDLHLLDRILPHCTLDQLMHVEKSTVGRDLSPVTDKLWKRFYERQFGETNTNLAIERMRWCKASFRWKDLYDAKLKVIAKEEDEAVARLRQSYKKEDAKKQSKQIRLCTKVPPSSSRKNFYGSGPGYNLSHVKSNLMKKSKVEFLKSREVKNIAAMKKISVQRNNSASSVTKTGGFPGNNSASSSRETKSFERRF from the exons ATGCCTGAAAGCAAGAGAAAAGCTCCTATATGGGTTGATAGGAAACCTCCTACATTGGTTGATCTTTGTGTTAATGTAGCAATAAGTAACGTGAGGTATCTAGGAGATGTTGGGGAAACAGATTTACATCTCCTTGATCGCATTTTACCGCACTGTACATTGGACCAGTTGATGCATGTAGAGAAGAGCACGGTG GGGCGAGATCTTAGCCCAGTAACTGATAAACTATGGAAGAGATTCTATGAGCGGCAGTTTGGTGAGACAAATACTAATCTTGCAATTGAGAGGATGAGGTGGTGCAAAGCTTCCTTTCGATGGAAAGACCTATATGAT GCAAAACTGAAGGTTATTGCTAAGGAGGAGGATGAAGCTGTTGCTCGACTTCGGCAATCGTACAAAAAAGAAGATGCTA AAAAGCAAAGTAAGCAAATTCGCCTTTGCACAAAGGTTCCACCTTCAAGCAGTAGAAAGAACTTTTATG GAAGTGGACCTGGATACAATCTTTCCCATGTGAAGAGCAACTTGATGAAGAAATCAAAAGTGGAATTTCTTAAGAG CCGAGAAGTGAAAAATATTGCGGCCATGAAGAAAATTTCGGTGCAAAGAAACAATAG TGCCTCTTCTGTGACAAAGACTGGGGGATTTCCTGGAAATAATTCTGCATCATCTTCTAGAGAAACAAAGTCGTTTGAGCGGAGATTCTAG
- the LOC110609568 gene encoding actin-related protein 2/3 complex subunit 1A isoform X1 yields the protein MAVVAVHQLAQCITCHAWSPDHTMIALCPNNNEVHIYKSSQDKWDRVHVLQKHDQIVSGIDWSVRSNRIVTASHDRNSYVWNKEGPEWVPTLVILRLNRAALCVQWSPRENKFAVGSGAKTVCICYYEQDNNWWVSKVLRKRHDSSVTSVAWHPNNILLATTSTDGKCRVFSTFIKGVDTKDSKASSSSDSKFGEQIVQLDLSFSWAFGVKWSPSGKTLAYVGHNSMIYFVDDVGPSPLSQNVAFRDLPLRDVLFFSEKMVIGVGFDCNPMVFGADEKGIWSFVRCLNEKISSFSGSKYGSQLSEAFGKFNGQSEIGVSNDGIDSSTSQGVIHENCINCVASLGKAGSSRTLRFSTSGLDGRVVIWDLENQEDLSRFL from the exons ATGGCGGTCGTCGCGGTTCACCAGTTGGCCCAGTGCATAACTTGCCACGCTTGGAGTCCCGATCACACTA TGATTGCACTTTGTCCCAATAATAATGAAGTTCACATTTATAAATCCTCCCAAGACAAATGGGACAGGGTACATGTCCTCCAAAAG CATGATCAAATTGTCTCTGGGATAGATTGGAGTGTGAGATCAAACAGAATTGTTACTGCATCTCATGATCGAAATTC ATATGTATGGAACAAAGAAGGACCAGAATGGGTACCAACCCTTGTTATTCTCAGGCTTAACCGTGCTGCACTTTGTGTGCAGTGGAGTCCAAGAG AGAATAAGTTTGCTGTTGGAAGTGGGGCTAAAACTGTATGTATATGCTACTATGAGCAAGACAATAACTG GTGGGTCAGTAAAGTTTTAAGGAAGAGACATGATTCCTCTGTGACAAGTGTTGCTTGGCACCCCAATAAT ATTCTTCTTGCAACAACATCTACTGATGGAAAATGTCGAGTTTTTTCCACCTTTATAAAAGGTGTTGATACAAA GGACTCAAAAGCAAGCTCTTCTTCAGACTCCAAATTTggagag CAAATTGTCCAGCTTGATCTGTCATTTTCCTGGGCATTTGGTGTTAAGTGGTCACCAAGTGGCAAAACATTAGCTTATGTAG GTCATAATTCTATGATTTACTTTGTTGATGATGTTGGTCCTTCTCCACTGTCCCAAAATGTGGCATTTCGCGATTTACCTCTCCGTGAT GTCCTATTTTTTTCTGAGAAAATGGTCATAGGTGTGGGATTTGATTGTAACCCAATGGTTTTTGGAGCTGATGAAAAAGGAATATG GAGCTTTGTCCGGTGCCTCAATGAAAAGATATCGTCATTTTCAGGTTCAAAGTATGGTTCACAG TTATCTGAGGCGTTCGGAAAATTTAATGGCCAATCAGAGATTGGTGTGAGCAATGATGGCATTGATTCTTCAACATCGCAGGGAGTCATTCATGAGAACTGCATAAA TTGTGTTGCGTCTCTTGGGAAAGCGGGGAGTTCTAGAACACTGCGCTTCAGCACTTCAG GATTGGATGGGAGAGTGGTTATTTGGGATCTGGAGAACCAGGAAGATCTCTCCCGATTTCTGTGA
- the LOC110609568 gene encoding actin-related protein 2/3 complex subunit 1A isoform X3, with protein MAVVAVHQLAQCITCHAWSPDHTMIALCPNNNEVHIYKSSQDKWDRVHVLQKHDQIVSGIDWSVRSNRIVTASHDRNSYVWNKEGPEWVPTLVILRLNRAALCVQWSPRENKFAVGSGAKTVCICYYEQDNNWWVSKVLRKRHDSSVTSVAWHPNNILLATTSTDGKCRVFSTFIKGVDTKYVTLLSAVNFLLKQQIVQLDLSFSWAFGVKWSPSGKTLAYVGHNSMIYFVDDVGPSPLSQNVAFRDLPLRDVLFFSEKMVIGVGFDCNPMVFGADEKGIWSFVRCLNEKISSFSGSKYGSQLSEAFGKFNGQSEIGVSNDGIDSSTSQGVIHENCINCVASLGKAGSSRTLRFSTSGLDGRVVIWDLENQEDLSRFL; from the exons ATGGCGGTCGTCGCGGTTCACCAGTTGGCCCAGTGCATAACTTGCCACGCTTGGAGTCCCGATCACACTA TGATTGCACTTTGTCCCAATAATAATGAAGTTCACATTTATAAATCCTCCCAAGACAAATGGGACAGGGTACATGTCCTCCAAAAG CATGATCAAATTGTCTCTGGGATAGATTGGAGTGTGAGATCAAACAGAATTGTTACTGCATCTCATGATCGAAATTC ATATGTATGGAACAAAGAAGGACCAGAATGGGTACCAACCCTTGTTATTCTCAGGCTTAACCGTGCTGCACTTTGTGTGCAGTGGAGTCCAAGAG AGAATAAGTTTGCTGTTGGAAGTGGGGCTAAAACTGTATGTATATGCTACTATGAGCAAGACAATAACTG GTGGGTCAGTAAAGTTTTAAGGAAGAGACATGATTCCTCTGTGACAAGTGTTGCTTGGCACCCCAATAAT ATTCTTCTTGCAACAACATCTACTGATGGAAAATGTCGAGTTTTTTCCACCTTTATAAAAGGTGTTGATACAAAGTATG TAACCTTATTATCCGCTGTTAATTTTTTGTTGAAACAGCAAATTGTCCAGCTTGATCTGTCATTTTCCTGGGCATTTGGTGTTAAGTGGTCACCAAGTGGCAAAACATTAGCTTATGTAG GTCATAATTCTATGATTTACTTTGTTGATGATGTTGGTCCTTCTCCACTGTCCCAAAATGTGGCATTTCGCGATTTACCTCTCCGTGAT GTCCTATTTTTTTCTGAGAAAATGGTCATAGGTGTGGGATTTGATTGTAACCCAATGGTTTTTGGAGCTGATGAAAAAGGAATATG GAGCTTTGTCCGGTGCCTCAATGAAAAGATATCGTCATTTTCAGGTTCAAAGTATGGTTCACAG TTATCTGAGGCGTTCGGAAAATTTAATGGCCAATCAGAGATTGGTGTGAGCAATGATGGCATTGATTCTTCAACATCGCAGGGAGTCATTCATGAGAACTGCATAAA TTGTGTTGCGTCTCTTGGGAAAGCGGGGAGTTCTAGAACACTGCGCTTCAGCACTTCAG GATTGGATGGGAGAGTGGTTATTTGGGATCTGGAGAACCAGGAAGATCTCTCCCGATTTCTGTGA
- the LOC110609568 gene encoding actin-related protein 2/3 complex subunit 1A isoform X2 has translation MILFFATYDSHDQIVSGIDWSVRSNRIVTASHDRNSYVWNKEGPEWVPTLVILRLNRAALCVQWSPRENKFAVGSGAKTVCICYYEQDNNWWVSKVLRKRHDSSVTSVAWHPNNILLATTSTDGKCRVFSTFIKGVDTKDSKASSSSDSKFGEQIVQLDLSFSWAFGVKWSPSGKTLAYVGHNSMIYFVDDVGPSPLSQNVAFRDLPLRDVLFFSEKMVIGVGFDCNPMVFGADEKGIWSFVRCLNEKISSFSGSKYGSQLSEAFGKFNGQSEIGVSNDGIDSSTSQGVIHENCINCVASLGKAGSSRTLRFSTSGLDGRVVIWDLENQEDLSRFL, from the exons ATGATCCTCTTTTTTGCAACATACGATTCA CATGATCAAATTGTCTCTGGGATAGATTGGAGTGTGAGATCAAACAGAATTGTTACTGCATCTCATGATCGAAATTC ATATGTATGGAACAAAGAAGGACCAGAATGGGTACCAACCCTTGTTATTCTCAGGCTTAACCGTGCTGCACTTTGTGTGCAGTGGAGTCCAAGAG AGAATAAGTTTGCTGTTGGAAGTGGGGCTAAAACTGTATGTATATGCTACTATGAGCAAGACAATAACTG GTGGGTCAGTAAAGTTTTAAGGAAGAGACATGATTCCTCTGTGACAAGTGTTGCTTGGCACCCCAATAAT ATTCTTCTTGCAACAACATCTACTGATGGAAAATGTCGAGTTTTTTCCACCTTTATAAAAGGTGTTGATACAAA GGACTCAAAAGCAAGCTCTTCTTCAGACTCCAAATTTggagag CAAATTGTCCAGCTTGATCTGTCATTTTCCTGGGCATTTGGTGTTAAGTGGTCACCAAGTGGCAAAACATTAGCTTATGTAG GTCATAATTCTATGATTTACTTTGTTGATGATGTTGGTCCTTCTCCACTGTCCCAAAATGTGGCATTTCGCGATTTACCTCTCCGTGAT GTCCTATTTTTTTCTGAGAAAATGGTCATAGGTGTGGGATTTGATTGTAACCCAATGGTTTTTGGAGCTGATGAAAAAGGAATATG GAGCTTTGTCCGGTGCCTCAATGAAAAGATATCGTCATTTTCAGGTTCAAAGTATGGTTCACAG TTATCTGAGGCGTTCGGAAAATTTAATGGCCAATCAGAGATTGGTGTGAGCAATGATGGCATTGATTCTTCAACATCGCAGGGAGTCATTCATGAGAACTGCATAAA TTGTGTTGCGTCTCTTGGGAAAGCGGGGAGTTCTAGAACACTGCGCTTCAGCACTTCAG GATTGGATGGGAGAGTGGTTATTTGGGATCTGGAGAACCAGGAAGATCTCTCCCGATTTCTGTGA